In Chryseobacterium gleum, a single genomic region encodes these proteins:
- the uvrC gene encoding excinuclease ABC subunit UvrC, whose translation MNPSLELQLKTLPSEPGVYRYYDKNEQLLYVGKAKNLKKRVLSYFNKNLSGYRIKIMVSKIQRLETTIVNSEYDALLLENNLIKEHQPFYNVMLKDDKTYPWICIKNEDFPRIFLTRNVIKDGSEYYGPYAKVRPAKILLDTIKHIYKLRTCNLNLSPAKIAEGKYKVCLEYHIKNCEGPCEDVESKEDYDEKIDAIRGIIKGDFRKAKEYLVNQMMKLASNLKFEEAQIIKERLDILEDYQAKNTVVNPNIDDVDVFGMTSDETAAYVNFFKIRNGNIIQSFTTEIKKILEETDEDIMEEALIEIRQKFSSDSKEVLLPFHLSVEIPNVKLIVPKVGDKKRIVELSEKNAKEYRLEKLKQVQIVDPERHTNRIMAEMQKLLRMPVEPRHIEGFDNSNIQGTNPVSACVVFKDGRPSKADYRIFHPKTVEGPNDFATMEEVIYRRYKRMLDEGENLPQLILIDGGKGQLSSAVKSLRLLGLYGKITIVGIAKRLEEIFFPEDPIPLYLDKKSETLKILQRVRDEAHRFGVKHHRTRRKNSTIKSELEEIPGVGEKTIELLLSKLKSVKRIKEANLETLEEILGKSKAKVIWEFFNAN comes from the coding sequence ATGAATCCTTCTTTAGAACTACAGCTCAAAACCTTACCATCCGAACCCGGCGTTTATCGTTATTATGATAAAAATGAACAGCTATTGTATGTGGGGAAAGCTAAAAATCTGAAAAAGAGGGTTCTCTCTTATTTCAACAAAAATCTTTCCGGATACAGGATCAAAATAATGGTCAGTAAAATCCAGCGTCTGGAGACGACCATTGTAAACAGCGAATATGATGCTCTTCTATTGGAAAACAATCTGATTAAGGAACATCAGCCGTTTTATAACGTCATGCTGAAAGATGACAAGACTTATCCATGGATCTGTATTAAAAATGAAGATTTTCCAAGAATTTTCCTGACCAGAAATGTGATTAAAGACGGATCCGAATACTATGGTCCATATGCAAAAGTGCGTCCTGCAAAGATTTTATTGGATACCATTAAGCATATTTACAAACTCAGAACCTGTAACCTGAATCTTTCTCCGGCCAAGATCGCAGAAGGAAAATATAAAGTGTGTCTGGAATATCATATCAAAAACTGTGAAGGCCCGTGCGAAGACGTTGAAAGCAAAGAAGATTATGATGAAAAGATAGATGCTATCCGCGGAATTATTAAAGGAGATTTCCGAAAAGCTAAGGAGTATCTGGTGAATCAGATGATGAAGCTGGCCTCCAATCTTAAATTCGAAGAAGCTCAGATCATTAAGGAAAGGCTGGATATTCTTGAGGATTATCAGGCTAAAAACACCGTTGTAAACCCGAATATTGATGATGTAGATGTATTTGGAATGACCAGTGATGAAACGGCCGCTTACGTTAACTTCTTTAAAATCCGAAACGGAAATATCATACAGAGTTTCACTACGGAAATCAAAAAGATCCTTGAAGAAACTGATGAGGATATCATGGAAGAAGCTTTGATAGAAATCCGTCAGAAGTTTTCTTCCGATTCTAAAGAAGTTCTTTTACCTTTCCATTTGTCTGTGGAAATTCCTAATGTAAAACTGATTGTTCCTAAAGTAGGAGACAAAAAAAGAATTGTAGAGCTTTCTGAAAAGAATGCTAAAGAATACCGTCTGGAAAAACTGAAACAGGTTCAGATTGTAGATCCGGAAAGGCATACCAACAGAATCATGGCTGAAATGCAGAAGCTTCTTAGAATGCCTGTAGAGCCAAGACATATTGAAGGTTTTGATAACTCAAACATCCAGGGAACAAACCCTGTATCAGCATGTGTTGTTTTCAAAGACGGAAGGCCAAGTAAAGCAGATTACCGGATTTTCCATCCGAAAACAGTAGAAGGACCTAATGACTTTGCCACAATGGAAGAGGTCATTTATCGACGTTATAAAAGAATGCTTGATGAGGGTGAAAACCTTCCACAGCTGATTCTTATAGACGGTGGAAAAGGACAGCTGTCTTCTGCAGTAAAAAGCCTGAGATTACTGGGACTTTACGGAAAAATTACCATTGTAGGCATCGCCAAAAGACTGGAAGAGATTTTCTTCCCGGAAGATCCTATACCATTGTACCTTGATAAAAAATCTGAAACACTGAAAATCCTTCAGCGTGTACGTGATGAGGCTCACCGGTTTGGGGTAAAACATCACAGAACGAGAAGGAAAAACTCTACCATCAAATCTGAACTGGAAGAAATTCCCGGAGTGGGAGAAAAAACCATTGAACTGCTTCTGTCTAAACTGAAGTCTGTAAAACGCATCAAAGAAGCCAATCTGGAAACCCTTGAAGAAATTCTGGGGAAAAGTAAAGCTAAAGTGATTTGGGAATTTTTTAATGCCAACTAA
- the hutH gene encoding histidine ammonia-lyase, whose translation MIYGVDVFTFHDVLEICKKPNKAKLNKAAKEQILKSQKNVQKIVESDRCVYGINTGFGPLCDTKISADETAQLQYNLIISHAVGVGKPIDKELSKIMMIAKVHALSKGFSGVSLEVIERMILMLEKDIIPVVPEQGSVGASGDLAPLAHLVLPLLGLGQVWEGEQVSDTMEVLKKHDLEPLALGPKEGLGLINGTQFILAHAIKGLEKFEYLLDLADMTAAMSIEAYRGSASPFKKELHEIRPFEGSKKVAARMLKFLKGSENLKAHEDCERVQDPYSMRCVPQVHGASRNAFEHLRSMAETELNSVTDNPIVLSAEESISGGNFHGQLMALPLDYATLAAAELGNISDRRSYLLLEGKYGLPRLLTESSGLNSGFMIPQYTSAALVTENKTLCFPASADSIPTSLGQEDHVSMGSISGRKFNQVLGNLVNILSVELMFAAQGLEFRRPAKCSKIIEENFAILRSRVAKLEDDRLIGKDMLAIAELINERKFIVN comes from the coding sequence ATGATATACGGGGTAGATGTCTTTACATTCCATGATGTTCTGGAAATATGTAAAAAACCTAATAAAGCCAAGCTGAACAAGGCTGCCAAAGAACAAATTTTAAAATCTCAGAAAAACGTACAGAAAATAGTAGAGTCAGACCGATGTGTATATGGAATCAATACAGGTTTCGGGCCATTGTGTGATACTAAAATTTCGGCTGACGAGACCGCTCAGTTACAATATAACCTGATCATTTCTCATGCGGTGGGTGTTGGAAAGCCTATAGATAAAGAACTTTCCAAAATTATGATGATTGCTAAGGTTCATGCCCTTTCAAAAGGATTTTCAGGAGTTTCTCTGGAAGTGATTGAAAGAATGATTCTGATGCTTGAAAAAGATATCATTCCGGTAGTTCCTGAGCAGGGATCTGTAGGAGCTTCCGGAGACCTTGCTCCATTAGCGCATCTTGTATTGCCTTTACTTGGCTTAGGACAGGTTTGGGAAGGAGAGCAGGTGTCTGATACTATGGAGGTTCTGAAGAAACATGACCTTGAACCATTGGCTTTAGGGCCTAAAGAAGGATTGGGATTGATCAACGGAACTCAGTTTATTCTTGCTCATGCGATCAAAGGACTTGAAAAATTTGAATATTTATTAGACCTTGCAGATATGACTGCAGCCATGAGTATTGAAGCTTACAGAGGTTCTGCCAGCCCTTTCAAAAAAGAACTTCACGAGATCAGACCATTTGAAGGCAGTAAAAAAGTAGCCGCAAGAATGCTTAAATTCTTAAAAGGATCAGAAAACCTGAAAGCTCACGAAGATTGTGAGAGAGTTCAGGATCCTTATTCTATGAGATGTGTACCACAGGTTCACGGAGCCAGCAGAAATGCTTTTGAACATCTCAGAAGTATGGCGGAAACGGAACTGAATTCCGTAACAGATAACCCGATTGTTCTAAGTGCTGAAGAATCTATTTCAGGAGGAAACTTCCACGGACAGCTGATGGCACTGCCTTTAGACTATGCTACATTAGCTGCAGCAGAATTGGGGAATATTTCTGACAGAAGAAGTTACTTATTATTAGAAGGAAAATATGGGCTCCCAAGATTATTAACGGAAAGCTCAGGATTAAATTCCGGATTTATGATCCCTCAGTATACTTCTGCAGCGTTGGTTACAGAAAATAAAACATTATGTTTCCCGGCATCGGCAGACTCTATTCCTACAAGTTTAGGCCAGGAAGATCATGTTTCTATGGGAAGTATCTCAGGAAGAAAATTCAATCAGGTTCTTGGAAATCTTGTGAATATTTTGTCTGTTGAGCTGATGTTTGCCGCTCAGGGTCTTGAGTTCAGAAGACCTGCCAAATGCTCGAAAATAATTGAAGAAAACTTCGCGATTCTTCGTTCTAGAGTAGCTAAGCTTGAAGATGACAGACTGATCGGTAAAGATATGCTCGCAATTGCTGAGTTAATTAATGAAAGAAAATTTATTGTAAACTAA
- a CDS encoding GNAT family N-acetyltransferase, with protein sequence MYIIRTDSANTDFQTLVKSLDATLSEHNGENDDFFAQFNKIDTIKNCIVAYIDNIPAACGAFKPLSEDTVEIKRMFTNPEFRKKGLGSAVVKELENWAAELNFKKAVLETSRDLKNAISVYEKSGFNRIPNYGQYIGVEQSVCYEKVL encoded by the coding sequence ATGTATATAATCAGAACAGATTCTGCCAATACAGATTTTCAAACTCTTGTAAAATCCCTTGACGCCACTTTATCGGAACATAATGGTGAAAATGATGATTTCTTTGCTCAATTCAATAAAATTGATACCATCAAAAACTGTATTGTAGCCTACATTGATAATATTCCGGCAGCCTGCGGTGCATTTAAACCGCTTTCGGAAGATACCGTAGAGATTAAAAGAATGTTTACCAATCCGGAATTCAGAAAAAAAGGACTTGGCTCTGCTGTTGTAAAAGAACTTGAAAACTGGGCTGCAGAACTGAATTTTAAAAAAGCAGTCCTGGAAACCTCCAGGGATCTTAAAAATGCAATTTCAGTATACGAAAAAAGCGGATTTAACAGAATACCCAATTATGGACAATATATTGGCGTTGAGCAGAGTGTCTGCTATGAAAAAGTACTGTAA
- a CDS encoding S8 family peptidase, whose amino-acid sequence MKKTVFLLAIFFGLNSCTREELQNENVKTEMAQKDPLTAKQINERINQAIKKDGTFNWKNESDHFVWSAAFRGNKMVSIGFGVSKDDFDRSKSPNSSDMEKEVLSVIRKYEGKDERNFLLLSDQYLNQMDVVIENEETITALRQMKTIRYVEPADYHYFEFEAQYNTAAKSSGSGSSGCGFSSATLSTADYTSTTPGAKIPWAFTKHSIPEAWSYSTGAGVTIGLIDTGVSPEQTLLGSSFNNGASSGRTISKYGVYNSDGSGDQCGHGTKMASVMAAPRNNAGLPVGVAYNANLIAYRAAENVVLETSSEQTAVKTAFTELGNNTNVKIISMSMGHIFSVGKIEDGVKYAYSKGKLIFCAGGTSTSFTNFVGVIFPASMPETQAITGVKENTSNQRCDVCHSGSQIDFTFQMERSSGNTVPVLSYYNGQADYVGGSSVATAATAGIAALVWAKNPSWTREQVLTKMRQASTYYSSVNSSYGYGNINALKAVQ is encoded by the coding sequence ATGAAAAAAACTGTATTCCTACTGGCAATATTTTTTGGCCTAAACTCGTGTACCAGAGAAGAACTTCAGAATGAAAATGTAAAAACAGAAATGGCTCAGAAAGATCCTTTGACTGCAAAACAGATCAATGAAAGGATCAACCAGGCTATAAAAAAAGATGGTACTTTTAACTGGAAGAATGAATCCGATCATTTTGTATGGAGTGCTGCTTTCCGTGGAAACAAAATGGTTTCCATCGGTTTCGGAGTTTCAAAGGATGATTTTGACAGAAGTAAATCTCCAAACAGCAGTGATATGGAGAAAGAAGTTCTTTCTGTGATCAGAAAATATGAAGGAAAAGACGAAAGAAATTTTCTTCTCCTTTCAGATCAATATCTGAATCAGATGGATGTTGTCATTGAAAACGAGGAAACTATCACGGCTCTCCGGCAAATGAAAACAATCCGATATGTAGAACCGGCAGATTATCATTATTTTGAATTTGAAGCTCAATATAATACTGCTGCAAAGTCTTCCGGAAGTGGTTCTTCCGGATGTGGTTTTTCTTCTGCAACATTGAGTACAGCAGATTATACCTCAACAACGCCTGGCGCAAAAATTCCATGGGCTTTCACCAAACACAGTATTCCTGAAGCCTGGAGCTACAGCACAGGAGCTGGGGTGACTATCGGACTTATCGACACAGGAGTTTCTCCGGAACAGACTTTACTGGGCAGCAGCTTTAACAACGGAGCTTCTTCAGGAAGAACAATCAGTAAATACGGGGTGTATAATTCAGACGGTTCTGGAGATCAGTGCGGTCATGGAACCAAAATGGCTTCTGTAATGGCAGCTCCCAGAAATAATGCAGGATTACCGGTGGGGGTGGCTTATAACGCCAATCTTATTGCATACAGGGCAGCAGAAAATGTTGTTCTGGAAACTTCCAGCGAGCAGACGGCAGTAAAAACGGCTTTCACAGAATTAGGTAATAATACCAATGTGAAGATCATTTCTATGTCGATGGGGCATATTTTTTCCGTTGGAAAAATTGAAGATGGAGTTAAGTATGCGTATTCAAAAGGAAAACTGATTTTCTGTGCGGGAGGAACTTCTACCAGCTTCACTAATTTTGTGGGTGTAATTTTCCCTGCATCTATGCCGGAAACACAAGCCATTACAGGCGTAAAAGAAAATACTTCCAATCAGAGATGTGATGTCTGCCATTCAGGAAGCCAGATCGATTTTACCTTCCAGATGGAAAGGTCTTCAGGAAATACCGTTCCGGTGCTTAGCTATTACAACGGGCAGGCAGATTATGTGGGCGGTTCTTCCGTGGCAACGGCAGCAACAGCAGGAATTGCGGCATTGGTTTGGGCTAAAAATCCGTCATGGACAAGAGAGCAGGTACTTACTAAAATGAGACAGGCTTCCACCTATTATTCCAGTGTAAATTCAAGCTATGGCTACGGAAACATCAATGCTTTAAAAGCTGTACAATAA